The following proteins are encoded in a genomic region of Elusimicrobiota bacterium:
- a CDS encoding CBS domain-containing protein codes for MFKTIPKISYSLIASWEKGELKDTLVKLAEIGIDMLHYDVSEQKKTLQLTDIEKIRKYTELPIDVHLAVKNPDKFISKNLKMHKNDYFCIHIENKFAKDKLITLKSQLGCRFGLSINIETPVEELSEYVHLLDYVLFMAAEPGISGASFNDKVIDKIQVFKKKYPEMQIHVDGGINNTTATLVRDIGVDVLISGSYILKDNDYANQVAKLVGQNLNLPVTAIMHSGDKLPVVRANCTINDIANEIDKKSIGCTCVIDENNKFAGIVTDTDIRRFLIRNMDFTGKTAQDIMNAKPKTVLPDKSVIKLLRELEHTGMIFSVLPVVDKNNSCVGILRLQDILFSNILGFRIRHL; via the coding sequence ATGTTCAAAACAATCCCTAAAATCTCGTATTCTTTGATAGCTTCATGGGAAAAAGGTGAATTAAAAGATACTTTAGTGAAATTGGCTGAAATTGGTATTGACATGCTTCACTACGATGTATCTGAACAGAAAAAAACATTGCAGTTAACGGATATAGAAAAAATTAGGAAGTATACGGAATTGCCTATAGATGTACATTTAGCAGTGAAAAATCCTGATAAATTTATATCTAAGAATCTTAAAATGCACAAAAACGATTATTTTTGTATACATATAGAAAACAAGTTTGCCAAAGATAAACTTATAACGCTTAAATCGCAATTAGGCTGCAGATTTGGTTTGTCAATTAATATAGAAACTCCAGTGGAGGAATTGTCCGAATATGTTCATTTATTGGACTATGTACTATTTATGGCAGCTGAACCGGGAATTTCTGGCGCTTCTTTTAATGATAAGGTAATTGATAAAATACAGGTTTTCAAAAAAAAGTATCCGGAAATGCAGATACATGTGGACGGCGGGATTAATAATACAACAGCAACATTGGTACGCGATATTGGCGTCGATGTGTTAATATCTGGTTCATACATTCTGAAAGATAACGACTATGCAAATCAGGTTGCAAAACTTGTTGGTCAGAATTTGAATCTGCCGGTAACCGCAATAATGCATTCGGGTGATAAATTGCCTGTAGTAAGAGCAAATTGCACAATAAATGATATCGCAAATGAGATTGATAAAAAAAGTATTGGGTGCACTTGTGTAATTGACGAAAATAATAAATTCGCAGGTATAGTTACTGATACGGATATAAGAAGATTTTTAATTCGTAATATGGATTTTACAGGAAAGACTGCGCAGGATATTATGAATGCTAAACCAAAGACAGTGCTTCCGGATAAGAGTGTGATAAAATTGTTACGAGAACTTGAGCATACAGGGATGATTTTCTCGGTATTACCTGTTGTTGACAAAAACAATAGTTGCGTTGGTATATTAAGATTACAAGATATCCTGTTTAGTAATATTTTAGGATTTAGAATCAGGCATTTATAA
- a CDS encoding RraA family protein: MEKRDKIIKYGCSGMFSDELDKMGYRDQVISGLRMNNIFGKIYGKARTVKIKTVKTADEKIRVGLGFLEQLNKGEILCVQGSREFAYFGELMSRLSLRRKVGGVVVGGLTRDTLFTNTITELTIFAEGYSPKDIKGRGCVEATDVVIKIGKVSIKPNDLIYGDSDGVVVIPEKAKDELEIRILRCISAEKDIISSINNGDGIDVILKAHKEF; the protein is encoded by the coding sequence ATGGAAAAACGTGATAAAATAATTAAGTATGGTTGTTCTGGTATGTTTTCTGATGAATTAGACAAGATGGGATACAGAGATCAGGTTATTTCTGGTTTAAGAATGAATAATATTTTCGGGAAAATTTATGGTAAAGCAAGAACTGTAAAGATTAAAACCGTAAAAACTGCGGATGAAAAAATAAGGGTTGGGTTAGGTTTCCTGGAACAACTGAATAAAGGTGAAATTCTTTGTGTCCAGGGCAGCAGAGAGTTTGCATATTTTGGTGAGTTAATGTCGAGATTATCACTACGTCGAAAAGTAGGAGGAGTTGTTGTCGGAGGATTGACAAGAGATACATTATTCACAAATACGATTACTGAGCTGACAATATTTGCCGAAGGGTATTCTCCAAAAGATATCAAAGGAAGAGGTTGTGTGGAAGCAACAGATGTAGTTATCAAGATTGGCAAAGTATCAATTAAACCCAATGATTTGATTTATGGAGATAGCGATGGTGTGGTGGTTATACCGGAGAAAGCAAAAGATGAGCTGGAAATACGTATTCTAAGATGCATTTCAGCTGAGAAGGATATCATTAGTTCTATAAATAACGGTGATGGTATTGATGTTATTTTAAAGGCACATAAGGAGTTTTAA
- a CDS encoding MBL fold metallo-hydrolase — translation MIGNKVKISFLGISGWYDSELGNTVCSLIETKDAYIVLDAGFGIAKLDQYIKDKNKKIYLFLSHFHIDHICGLHVLCKFNFRQGITIVGQKGTREVLNTFLAPIHSVPLRKLSYPVKIVEVLPGWYSQPVSFQCLPLRHSVKCYGYRFVVGGKVVSYCTDTGYCKNVLRLCDKADLAVLECSFRPGEKSKEWPHLNPETVVRIAEESDINRSVMIHFDPSRYDVVLKQKVVSNSSRQIVDGKDNLNVCI, via the coding sequence ATGATTGGGAATAAGGTTAAGATATCATTTCTCGGGATATCGGGTTGGTATGACAGCGAGCTTGGGAATACAGTGTGTTCTTTGATAGAAACTAAGGATGCGTATATTGTTTTGGATGCAGGGTTTGGTATTGCAAAACTTGACCAGTATATTAAGGATAAGAATAAAAAGATTTATCTTTTCCTTAGTCATTTCCATATTGACCATATCTGCGGGTTACACGTGCTGTGTAAGTTCAACTTTAGACAAGGAATAACGATTGTTGGGCAGAAAGGTACTAGGGAAGTATTGAATACTTTTTTAGCTCCGATACATTCCGTTCCTTTACGTAAACTTTCATATCCCGTAAAAATTGTGGAAGTATTGCCGGGTTGGTATTCACAGCCGGTTAGTTTCCAGTGTTTACCATTACGGCATTCAGTTAAGTGTTATGGGTACAGATTTGTGGTTGGAGGGAAAGTTGTGAGTTATTGCACAGATACAGGGTATTGCAAAAATGTGTTAAGGTTATGTGATAAAGCTGACCTTGCAGTGCTTGAGTGTTCATTTCGTCCGGGGGAAAAGAGTAAGGAGTGGCCTCATTTGAATCCGGAAACGGTAGTTAGGATCGCAGAAGAATCAGATATTAATAGGTCGGTAATGATACATTTTGATCCCAGTAGGTATGATGTCGTTCTAAAACAAAAAGTTGTTTCAAATAGTTCTAGACAAATAGTTGATGGGAAAGATAATTTAAACGTTTGTATATAG